A genome region from Methanobrevibacter oralis includes the following:
- a CDS encoding TrmO family methyltransferase domain-containing protein → MTNEGIIFHPIGYIHSKFNNMNKTPKNSRNTNETWMEIDLKYLEAMCDMKVGEEYMLIFYFNQSKGYKMKVPLMGDGPITGLFSTHAPCRPNPIGVSNITIKEIDKNKIKFIGVDMLDGTPILDIKNAVKS, encoded by the coding sequence ATGACAAATGAAGGGATAATATTTCATCCAATAGGTTATATACACTCTAAATTTAATAATATGAATAAAACTCCTAAAAATAGTAGAAATACTAATGAAACATGGATGGAAATCGATTTAAAATATTTAGAAGCTATGTGTGATATGAAAGTTGGTGAAGAGTATATGCTTATTTTTTATTTTAACCAATCTAAAGGTTATAAAATGAAAGTTCCATTAATGGGTGATGGTCCAATAACCGGATTATTTTCAACACATGCTCCATGTAGACCAAATCCAATAGGGGTTTCTAATATAACAATTAAAGAAATTGATAAAAATAAAATTAAATTTATTGGTGTTGACATGTTAGATGGAACACCAATATTAGATATTAAAAATGCTGTTAAAAGCTAA